AGAACCACACCACGCAGACCGCCACCCAGATCGGCGACCTCACCCCCGAGGTCGCCGCCTACATCGACCAGCACCACCTCTACAGGGAGTAGCAATGACCGCCCCTTCAAACAATGACATGCCGCAACCCAGGGTCACAGAAGCCCTGCGCTTCGATTACCTAACCGCCTTCCCCGAGGGCTACGCCAAGCTCGCCGCCTGGGGACATGTCATCAACAACAGCGGCGTGGAACAGTCCCTGCTCGAACTCATCAGCATGCGCTCCTCCACGCTGAACGGCTGCGCCATGTGCCTCGACAAGCACAGCAAACAGGCCATCAAGGCGGGTGAAACCACCGAGCGCCTCTTCGCCATCGCCGCCTGGCGCGACTCGCCCTACTTCACCGCCCGCGAACGCGCCGCCCTGCAGTGGACCGACGCCATCACCAACATCCAGACAGGTCATGCCCCACTGGCAGCCTGGCACGAGATGCTTATCCACTTCACCGAAGCCGAAGCCGTACAGGTCACCCACGCCATCGCCAACATGAACTCCTGGAACCGCCTCGCCATCGCCTTCCGTCACCGCGTGGGAGAGAAGTAGATCAATTTCGCTTCTCTCGCAAACGAAACCGTGTCATCCTGAGCGCACCCCCTCATGCGCATACCCTTTGCTCCAGCTCTCCTGCTCAGCACCTTCGCCGCAGTTAATAGCGCCGCCGCACAAACCATGTCCACCGCCGACATGGTCGCCATGTACAAAGATCTCCACGCGCATCCGGAGCTCTCCCACCACGAGGAGCGCACTTCGGCGATCCTCGCCAAGGGCCTCCGCTCTGCCGGATACACCGTCACCGAGCACGTAGGCGTCTACCCGGACGGCAGCAAAGCCTTCGGCGTCATCGGCATCCTGAAGAACGGCAGCGGCCCCACCGTCCTCGTGCGCGGCGATATGGACGCCCTCCCCGTCACGGAAGAGACCGGCGTCGCCTATGCCAGCAAGGTCACCGCCATCACCGCGACAGGCGCGACCACCGGCGTGATGCAAGCCTGCGGACACGACGTGCACACCACCGTCCTCCTCGCCACCGCGCGGAACCTTGCGCAGGAGAAGTCGAAGTGGCACGGCACGCTCATGATCCTCGGCCAGCCTTCCGAAGAGACCATCGACGGAGCGAAGGCCATGCTCGCAGACCATCTCTACGAGCGCTTCGGCACACCCAACCGCATCGTCGGCCTGCATGACACCAACGTGCTCGCGGCGGGACGTGTCGGCGTTCCCAGCGGTCCGGCCATGGCCAGCTCTCAGACGATCGACGTCACCATTCGTGGCATCGGCGGACACGGTTCCATGCCCGATCTCGGCAAAGATCCCATCGTCATCGCCGCCGCCTTCATTCAGCAGATCCAGACCATCGTCAGCCGCCAGGAAGACCCGCGCGACCCCGCCGTCGTCACCGTCGGTTCCATTCACGGCGGCACCAAGGCCAACATTATCCCGAACGAGGTCAAGCTCGAACTCACCACGCGCGCCTTCTCCGACCACGCCCGCGAGGTCATCCACACCGGCATCCGCAACGCCGCACGCGGAGTCGCCATCGCCGCAGGCCTGCCGGAAGACCTCTATCCCATCGTCACCATCCTGCCCAATGAGGCGACCTCCGTAAACTTCAACAACGAGGCCCAGGCCGCGCGAGTGAAAGCAGCGATGACCACGGCCCTCGGCGCGGCCAACGTCACAGACTTCCGCCCTATGATGGGAAGCGAAGACTTCGGCCTCCTCGGTCTGGCCGCCACACCCCACATCCCGACGACCTTCTTCTGGCTGGGCGCAATGTACCCGGACCGCTTCGCCGCCGCGCAGGCCAAAGGACAACTCCTCCCCGGCATCCACACCAGCCGCTTCGAGCCCGACCCCGAGCCGACGCTCCACACGGGAGCCATCGCCCTCACCGCCGCAACGCTCGAACTCCTGAAACCCTGATCGGGTCTAGCCATACGATCGGTTTCGTGGGTTAACCCAATCCAGAGAACGGATGGAAGGAACGAACAGGTTCACATGAGGCAAGTCAGCATGAGGGGCCTTGCTTGATGCGGGTCAGGCCAAGCGGAGAACCCTACAAATCCCGTCTCGGCGGCCCGATATGGGACAACAAGCAGACAGCGTTTATTTTATCTAATAAAAAATGGTGTTGAGGATATGTCCATTGCTATATGCTCCATCGCATGGGCCACGACACATAGGCCATTTGTCGTAGTAGCTGGGCTAATTATCTTTCTGGGTTCTCTCTAGTTTTGTGTTGCGAAGTTGATGTTATGAAGTCGTATTCGCAGGAATTCCTGCGATACGCCTTTTGGAACCCAACAGACGCCTGTATCTCATCGCGTCAGCACACGATTTAGGAGAACTCCATGAGCTTCACTCTGCCAATACGTGTTCCATCTCTATCGACACCCCTTCGCACACAATCAGAAGCAATTCCTTTCGGAAGTGTCATACCGAAGAGATGCAGAGACTTTGGTGGTCTGCTTCTTGCAATCCTGTTTGTCTTTTTAGGCATTTGCCCGAAGAGCGTTTCAGCTCAGGGCTATCCGGGGTTTCCTGCAGCCACGCTAAGTAATTCGGCGACTCCGCTTCGCGGCATCACAATGGTGCCTTTCCATTCGGATTTTTATGGGAATATCCTGTATTCCTTCTACGCCAATACGGATGGAAGACTCGCTTATGCTTATTCAGCCGATGG
This genomic stretch from Terriglobus saanensis SP1PR4 harbors:
- a CDS encoding carboxymuconolactone decarboxylase family protein; protein product: MTAPSNNDMPQPRVTEALRFDYLTAFPEGYAKLAAWGHVINNSGVEQSLLELISMRSSTLNGCAMCLDKHSKQAIKAGETTERLFAIAAWRDSPYFTARERAALQWTDAITNIQTGHAPLAAWHEMLIHFTEAEAVQVTHAIANMNSWNRLAIAFRHRVGEK
- a CDS encoding M20 metallopeptidase family protein, which codes for MRIPFAPALLLSTFAAVNSAAAQTMSTADMVAMYKDLHAHPELSHHEERTSAILAKGLRSAGYTVTEHVGVYPDGSKAFGVIGILKNGSGPTVLVRGDMDALPVTEETGVAYASKVTAITATGATTGVMQACGHDVHTTVLLATARNLAQEKSKWHGTLMILGQPSEETIDGAKAMLADHLYERFGTPNRIVGLHDTNVLAAGRVGVPSGPAMASSQTIDVTIRGIGGHGSMPDLGKDPIVIAAAFIQQIQTIVSRQEDPRDPAVVTVGSIHGGTKANIIPNEVKLELTTRAFSDHAREVIHTGIRNAARGVAIAAGLPEDLYPIVTILPNEATSVNFNNEAQAARVKAAMTTALGAANVTDFRPMMGSEDFGLLGLAATPHIPTTFFWLGAMYPDRFAAAQAKGQLLPGIHTSRFEPDPEPTLHTGAIALTAATLELLKP